A window of the Bradyrhizobium diazoefficiens genome harbors these coding sequences:
- a CDS encoding GNAT family acetyltransferase has protein sequence MSALAIDAIGDADVEPVVALWQRCGLTRPWNDPHADIALARRRDNSTILIGRDNGAIVATVMVGHDGHRGWVYYVAVDPDCRKRGLGRAIMAAAEAWLRAAGITKLQLLVRRENAQANAFYQSLGFEESTSVMFQKWLDGRATTASN, from the coding sequence GTGAGTGCTCTTGCGATCGACGCGATTGGGGACGCCGATGTCGAGCCGGTGGTGGCGCTGTGGCAGCGCTGCGGCCTGACGCGGCCGTGGAACGATCCGCATGCCGACATCGCGCTGGCGCGGCGGCGGGACAATTCGACCATACTGATCGGCCGCGACAATGGGGCGATCGTCGCAACCGTCATGGTCGGCCATGACGGTCATCGCGGCTGGGTCTATTACGTCGCGGTTGATCCGGACTGTCGCAAACGCGGCCTTGGCCGAGCGATCATGGCGGCCGCCGAAGCCTGGCTGCGCGCCGCCGGCATCACAAAGCTTCAGCTCCTCGTCCGCCGCGAGAATGCGCAGGCCAATGCGTTCTACCAGTCGCTCGGCTTCGAGGAATCGACCTCGGTGATGTTCCAGAAGTGGCTCGACGGCCGCGCGACCACTGCAAGCAACTGA
- a CDS encoding FAD-binding oxidoreductase: MNINKAAIPPLAPELIDQFRKIVGEKHAITDPSDIEAYVTEERNLFHGRSPLVLRPGSTAEVSDICKLASAHKIALVPQGGNTGLVGGQTPHNGEVVVSLRRLDKIREVDTASNTMTCEAGVVLQIAQQKASDVDRLFPLSLGAEGSCTIGGNLSTNAGGTAALAYGVAREMALGLEVVLADGRVLNVLSKLKKDNTGYNLHNLFIGAEGTLGIITAATLKLFLKPRAIETAYVGLQSPAAALKLLTIAQSEAANALTSFELLSEMAVDFSVRHGIDVRDPLSEKHRWYVLMELSAPSDDARTPLETILARAMEEEIVDDAVIAANLTQRANFWKLREEMSSAQKPEGGSIKHDISVPIAAVPEFIEEANAAVVKLIPGARPVPFGHLGDGNLHYNVSQPIGANTADYLARWHEMNAVVFAIVLRMGGSISAEHGIGVLKRDELPDVKDKTAIELMRAIKAMLDPLGIMNPGKVL; encoded by the coding sequence ATGAACATCAATAAGGCTGCCATCCCTCCGCTTGCGCCCGAGCTGATCGACCAATTCCGCAAGATCGTCGGCGAAAAGCACGCGATCACTGATCCGTCCGACATCGAGGCCTATGTCACCGAGGAGCGCAATCTGTTCCACGGCCGCTCGCCGCTGGTGCTGCGTCCGGGCTCGACGGCGGAAGTCTCTGATATCTGCAAGCTCGCTTCCGCGCATAAAATCGCGCTGGTGCCGCAGGGCGGCAATACCGGGCTCGTCGGCGGACAGACGCCGCATAATGGCGAGGTCGTGGTGTCGCTGCGCCGGCTCGACAAGATTCGCGAGGTCGACACTGCGTCGAACACCATGACCTGCGAGGCCGGCGTGGTGCTGCAGATCGCGCAGCAGAAGGCATCCGACGTCGACCGGCTGTTTCCGCTATCGCTGGGCGCGGAAGGAAGCTGCACCATCGGCGGCAATCTCTCGACCAATGCCGGCGGCACCGCCGCGCTCGCCTATGGCGTGGCGCGCGAGATGGCGCTGGGGCTGGAAGTGGTGCTCGCCGACGGGCGCGTGCTCAACGTGCTGTCGAAGCTGAAGAAGGACAACACCGGCTACAATCTGCACAACCTCTTCATCGGCGCGGAAGGCACGCTCGGCATCATCACCGCGGCGACATTAAAGCTGTTTCTGAAGCCGCGGGCGATCGAGACGGCCTATGTCGGGCTGCAATCGCCGGCGGCGGCGCTGAAACTGCTCACGATCGCGCAGAGCGAGGCCGCGAATGCGCTGACGAGTTTTGAGCTGCTGTCGGAGATGGCGGTGGACTTCTCAGTCCGCCACGGCATCGACGTGCGCGATCCGCTCAGCGAGAAGCATCGCTGGTACGTGCTGATGGAATTGTCCGCACCGAGCGATGACGCCCGCACGCCGCTGGAAACGATCCTGGCCCGCGCCATGGAAGAGGAAATCGTCGACGACGCGGTGATCGCGGCCAACCTCACCCAGCGCGCTAATTTCTGGAAGTTGCGCGAGGAAATGTCGTCGGCACAAAAGCCCGAGGGCGGCTCGATCAAGCACGACATCTCGGTGCCGATCGCCGCCGTGCCTGAATTCATCGAGGAAGCCAACGCCGCCGTGGTGAAGCTGATCCCCGGCGCGCGGCCGGTGCCGTTCGGCCATCTCGGCGATGGCAATCTGCACTACAATGTCAGCCAGCCGATCGGCGCCAACACCGCGGATTATCTCGCGCGCTGGCACGAGATGAACGCCGTCGTGTTCGCGATCGTGCTGCGCATGGGCGGCTCGATCTCGGCGGAGCACGGCATCGGCGTGCTCAAGCGCGACGAGCTGCCTGACGTGAAGGACAAGACCGCAATCGAGCTGATGCGCGCGATCAAGGCGATGCTCGATCCCCTTGGAATCATGAACCCGGGGAAGGTGCTGTGA
- a CDS encoding L-threonylcarbamoyladenylate synthase: MKTGLETSILPAGEAGAEAAARTLAAGGLVAFPTETVYGLGADAANATAIAHLYAAKGRPAFNPLIAHVADLAAARRIGRFDARALKLAEAFWPGPLTLVVPKTDDCPVADLATAGLDTVAIRIPAHPVAEAILRAFGGAVVAPSANISGHVSPTLAAHVESDLAGRIDLIVDGGPVAVGVESTIVGCLNAPMLLRPGGLSRERIETVLGMPLARPPVEAGSDDSQPLAPGMLASHYAPRATVRLNARDVAPGEALLAFGPARLSGLEGAAAVMNLSPAADLDEAAANLFGYLRALDAKGPRAIAVMAIPEEDLGEAINDRLRRAAVAR; this comes from the coding sequence GTGAAAACGGGTCTTGAAACGTCGATTTTGCCGGCCGGCGAGGCTGGCGCGGAAGCTGCAGCCCGGACCTTGGCCGCCGGGGGGCTGGTCGCGTTTCCGACCGAGACGGTCTATGGGCTCGGCGCGGACGCCGCCAATGCCACCGCGATCGCCCATCTCTACGCCGCCAAGGGGCGGCCGGCCTTCAATCCGCTGATCGCCCATGTCGCCGACCTCGCCGCTGCACGGCGGATCGGAAGGTTCGATGCGCGCGCCCTGAAGCTCGCCGAGGCGTTCTGGCCGGGACCGCTGACCCTGGTGGTGCCGAAGACGGACGATTGCCCGGTGGCGGATCTCGCCACCGCCGGCCTCGACACCGTCGCGATCCGCATTCCCGCCCACCCCGTGGCGGAGGCCATTTTGCGCGCCTTTGGCGGGGCGGTGGTGGCGCCGTCGGCAAATATCTCCGGCCATGTCTCGCCGACGCTGGCCGCCCATGTCGAGAGCGACCTTGCGGGGCGGATCGACCTGATCGTCGACGGTGGGCCGGTCGCGGTCGGCGTCGAATCGACCATTGTCGGCTGCCTCAACGCGCCGATGCTGCTGCGCCCCGGTGGGCTGTCGCGCGAACGAATTGAGACCGTGCTCGGCATGCCCCTGGCGCGACCGCCGGTGGAGGCCGGGAGCGACGACAGCCAGCCGCTGGCGCCGGGCATGCTGGCCTCGCATTACGCGCCGCGCGCGACCGTGCGGCTCAATGCGCGTGACGTGGCACCGGGCGAAGCGCTGCTGGCGTTCGGCCCTGCGCGCCTGTCCGGACTTGAGGGCGCCGCCGCTGTCATGAATTTGTCGCCCGCGGCTGATCTCGATGAAGCTGCCGCCAACCTGTTCGGCTATCTTCGCGCCCTTGATGCCAAGGGCCCGCGGGCGATCGCCGTGATGGCGATTCCCGAAGAGGATTTGGGCGAAGCAATCAACGACCGGCTGCGGCGGGCCGCGGTGGCGAGATGA